A genomic segment from Pistricoccus aurantiacus encodes:
- a CDS encoding copper oxidase, whose protein sequence is MPKSPKIGTAGCLLLLALTLLLVACTPQDEQPQVRRVVADVVAINQPIQYNRFGSINPWGMMYALRRDTVGTEPGEAVLRDGKRPRPLVLRVTEGDELEIRFQNLLMPYTADDDATSELAELQAEEAATEAAETAAADEGFTVPDPPNDPRTRRASIAVVGLTNLDGNDAVATGLVGVEPGGQAVYRFRAEKAGAYFFSSLEAMAGGEGNGGSLTHGMFGMVIVEPAGSRMYRSQVTAAELACARGAGPQDCGVADAGPGWLDYEAKDAAGVPILNMLQAHDDGTHEIVHSDLTAIIVNDEAAGRVGQPATSLARNGSTAWREFTVMFHDELKTVHAEPFSIFNEPPAGDEDAAARHKQMVGIRDGFGINYGASGMGPILLANRFGMGPAKDCVDCAYEEFFLQSWANGDPALLAQYLDDPSNVYHSYLGDRVKFHNVHAGPKETHVFHLHAHQWLSQRDSGDANYLDSQTIAPFQAFSYEIYYGGTGNRNLTPGDSIFHCHLYPHFAQGMWALWRVHEVIEDGSRRLPDGGGIAGDEAVAGIGTDPETGATTGGTPIPGLVPLPGQALPPEPTYVAEAGDEAMPGYPFYIAGKAGFRAPQAPLDIAEDGGLPRHLTLEGTRTLKPLETALDEADMTFPIETVKLEILPQDGTPLEKAAMAFHATPGGVLKTKSVDDLDDASSSAANFLVNGLPPAPGAPFANPCPVDTDSASHWINGLPSLAVDADPSTPAFDERRYDVSAIELELVVNKYGWHDKQARINVLDRQVDEYENRTRAADPFFFRAASGECIAFQHTNRTPGHTSKDAFQVATPVDVIGQHIHLVKFDVTASDGSGNGFNYEDGTLARDHIGHLLEAANAPGGTIDWSRVPGDERPLALKTDGGEPVYQSTMQRWWADPLLDGEGQDRTIATVFTHDHFGPSTIQQHGFYSALLIEPKGSQWLKPDGTPLADAKGQAVGTQAIIVTPEDAEVTDNLKGARREFALAVADFALLYDHNDRPVAPPQRPEAISVDHHDPYLFNYKHEPMPLRIATSDGPGSWRQKSGPQGDMARVFESDIHARPVDPTIDERRNHAPGDPSTEIFEAYDGDRVQVRLIQGAQEVQHVFTVNGQRWKRQPAKDEDIWVSSQEIGISEHMEMEMQVQPPVLGDANKLTTDYLYHAGTVDALWNGAWGLMRSYADPETADLADATAGLPMRCRLAVLGGSAGTSNDPACAGRVPATTEAEASELLPRIENFEGLASGNGFRPPEVTARLFCVEAVQGPLVYNDLARIADPDAVRFVLRRTFVKTLDANDPVPACPTGTLPAPAGSTEIPVAADTGRPLVLRMRAGEMAYVGLTGKFAAPLAPTEGNAVLPPIVSWTEDGLNVAQDRLTPSNTIGLHPSLVSYAVRTDDGVRVGKNIAAGAGLASQTAGTGGVGPAMSAWYGGRIETRRSGATASFDWIPFTSQRGVVTPLSSMADPIRHPVMGLVGALIIEPEGAEITSETEGGTVATICNDEEDCFREFVLVYQDGLNLKQEGEAIPDCHVCDDSYDSGDIALNYRSEPLWARLDLPRQQAEDNPETGRPQLVDLNSHDTPTCFLLPDWKPIATPIFKAEPGERVVIRAVHPGGRARQRTLVTYGHSYADLTLPKFGSPSSSLLAPPKAISADLGPIKEGLWLYRDGPAYFVAGGAWGYIDARTDEQAATCPLPDAS, encoded by the coding sequence ATGCCAAAGTCACCCAAGATTGGAACGGCCGGATGCCTGCTTCTGTTAGCCCTGACGCTTCTCCTTGTCGCCTGCACGCCCCAGGACGAGCAGCCACAAGTTCGGCGGGTTGTCGCCGACGTCGTCGCCATCAATCAGCCCATTCAGTACAACCGGTTCGGCAGCATCAATCCCTGGGGCATGATGTACGCCCTGCGACGAGACACCGTCGGTACCGAGCCCGGTGAGGCCGTCCTGCGCGACGGCAAGCGACCGCGGCCGCTGGTGCTGCGCGTGACCGAAGGCGACGAACTTGAAATCCGCTTTCAGAACCTGTTGATGCCTTATACGGCAGACGACGATGCAACAAGCGAACTCGCCGAGTTACAAGCGGAAGAGGCGGCGACAGAAGCGGCGGAAACAGCGGCGGCGGATGAGGGTTTCACCGTTCCGGACCCGCCCAATGACCCCCGCACGCGCCGCGCAAGTATCGCGGTCGTCGGATTGACGAACCTTGACGGCAATGATGCCGTGGCAACCGGGCTGGTGGGCGTCGAGCCGGGCGGCCAGGCCGTATACCGCTTTCGTGCGGAAAAAGCCGGCGCCTATTTCTTCTCGAGCCTGGAAGCGATGGCCGGCGGCGAGGGTAATGGCGGCTCCCTGACCCACGGCATGTTCGGCATGGTGATTGTCGAACCCGCCGGCAGCCGGATGTATCGCAGCCAGGTGACCGCTGCCGAACTCGCCTGCGCGCGCGGCGCGGGACCGCAGGATTGCGGCGTGGCGGACGCCGGGCCGGGCTGGCTGGACTATGAAGCGAAGGACGCGGCCGGTGTGCCGATACTCAACATGCTTCAGGCGCACGACGATGGCACCCATGAAATCGTGCACAGTGACCTGACGGCTATCATCGTCAATGACGAGGCAGCCGGGCGGGTCGGCCAGCCCGCCACATCGCTCGCGCGCAACGGTTCGACGGCGTGGCGCGAGTTCACCGTCATGTTCCACGACGAGCTGAAGACTGTGCACGCGGAGCCTTTCTCCATCTTCAACGAACCGCCCGCCGGGGACGAGGACGCCGCGGCGCGTCACAAGCAGATGGTCGGCATTCGCGACGGCTTCGGGATCAATTACGGCGCCAGCGGCATGGGGCCGATCCTGCTCGCGAACCGTTTCGGCATGGGGCCGGCGAAGGACTGCGTCGACTGCGCCTACGAGGAGTTCTTCCTGCAGAGCTGGGCCAACGGCGATCCGGCGCTGTTGGCGCAATACTTGGACGACCCCAGTAACGTCTACCACTCCTATCTCGGCGACCGGGTGAAGTTCCACAACGTGCACGCCGGGCCCAAGGAAACCCATGTCTTTCACCTGCACGCGCACCAGTGGCTGTCGCAGAGGGATTCCGGCGACGCGAACTACCTCGATTCCCAGACCATCGCGCCGTTCCAGGCATTCAGTTACGAGATCTATTACGGCGGCACCGGCAACCGCAACCTGACCCCCGGCGACTCCATCTTCCACTGCCATCTCTATCCGCATTTTGCGCAAGGCATGTGGGCGCTCTGGCGGGTGCACGAGGTCATCGAGGATGGCTCCCGGCGACTGCCTGACGGCGGCGGAATAGCGGGCGATGAAGCCGTGGCCGGCATAGGCACCGATCCCGAGACCGGCGCCACGACCGGCGGAACGCCAATCCCCGGTCTCGTCCCGCTACCGGGCCAGGCGCTGCCGCCTGAACCCACCTATGTCGCCGAGGCGGGGGACGAGGCCATGCCCGGCTATCCGTTCTATATCGCGGGCAAGGCCGGCTTTCGCGCGCCGCAGGCACCGCTGGACATCGCCGAGGACGGCGGCTTGCCCCGGCATCTGACGCTGGAGGGCACGCGCACGCTCAAGCCGCTCGAGACCGCCCTCGACGAGGCGGACATGACCTTTCCCATCGAGACGGTCAAGCTCGAAATTTTACCCCAGGACGGTACACCGCTGGAAAAGGCGGCGATGGCATTCCATGCGACGCCCGGCGGCGTGCTCAAGACAAAAAGCGTCGACGACCTGGACGACGCCAGCTCCTCCGCCGCGAATTTCCTGGTCAACGGCTTGCCGCCGGCGCCGGGAGCGCCCTTCGCCAATCCCTGTCCGGTCGACACGGACAGCGCCTCGCACTGGATCAACGGCCTTCCCTCGCTCGCCGTGGACGCGGATCCCTCGACGCCCGCTTTCGATGAACGCCGCTACGACGTCTCGGCCATCGAACTCGAACTCGTCGTCAACAAATACGGCTGGCACGACAAGCAGGCGCGCATCAACGTGCTCGACCGGCAGGTCGACGAGTACGAAAATCGCACCCGCGCGGCGGATCCATTCTTCTTCCGCGCGGCTTCCGGCGAGTGCATCGCCTTTCAGCATACCAACCGCACGCCGGGCCACACCTCCAAGGATGCCTTCCAGGTCGCGACGCCGGTCGACGTCATCGGCCAGCATATACACCTGGTAAAGTTCGACGTCACAGCGTCCGACGGCTCCGGCAACGGCTTCAATTACGAAGACGGCACGCTGGCGCGGGACCATATCGGCCACCTGCTCGAGGCCGCAAACGCGCCCGGCGGGACCATCGACTGGTCGCGCGTGCCCGGGGACGAGCGCCCGCTGGCGCTCAAGACCGACGGCGGCGAACCGGTCTATCAGTCCACGATGCAGCGCTGGTGGGCCGACCCGCTGCTCGACGGCGAGGGCCAGGATCGCACGATCGCGACGGTCTTCACCCACGACCATTTCGGCCCCTCGACGATCCAGCAGCATGGGTTTTACTCGGCTCTGCTGATCGAGCCTAAAGGTTCGCAGTGGCTGAAACCCGACGGCACGCCGCTGGCCGACGCCAAGGGGCAGGCGGTCGGCACCCAGGCCATCATCGTGACGCCCGAAGACGCAGAGGTGACCGACAATCTCAAGGGCGCGCGGCGAGAGTTCGCATTGGCGGTGGCGGACTTCGCGCTGCTCTACGACCACAACGATCGCCCGGTGGCGCCGCCACAGCGCCCGGAGGCGATCTCGGTGGATCATCACGATCCCTATCTATTCAACTACAAGCACGAGCCCATGCCGCTGCGCATCGCGACCAGCGACGGCCCGGGCAGCTGGCGGCAGAAATCCGGACCGCAGGGCGACATGGCGCGGGTCTTCGAATCGGATATCCACGCGCGGCCGGTGGATCCAACGATTGACGAACGCCGCAATCACGCGCCGGGGGATCCCTCCACCGAGATATTCGAAGCCTATGACGGCGACCGCGTGCAGGTGCGGCTGATCCAGGGCGCGCAGGAAGTGCAGCACGTCTTCACGGTCAACGGACAGCGCTGGAAACGTCAGCCCGCGAAGGATGAGGATATCTGGGTATCGAGCCAGGAAATCGGCATTTCCGAACATATGGAAATGGAAATGCAGGTGCAGCCGCCGGTTCTGGGTGATGCGAACAAGCTGACCACCGACTACTTGTATCACGCGGGCACCGTCGATGCCCTGTGGAACGGCGCCTGGGGCCTGATGCGCAGCTATGCCGACCCCGAGACGGCGGACCTCGCCGATGCCACCGCGGGGTTGCCGATGCGTTGCCGCCTTGCGGTCCTCGGCGGCAGTGCCGGTACCAGCAATGATCCTGCCTGTGCGGGACGCGTTCCGGCGACAACGGAAGCTGAAGCCAGCGAGCTGCTGCCACGCATCGAAAATTTCGAGGGTCTCGCCAGCGGTAACGGCTTCCGTCCCCCAGAGGTCACCGCCCGCCTGTTCTGCGTCGAGGCCGTGCAGGGGCCGCTCGTCTACAACGACCTGGCGCGCATCGCCGACCCCGATGCCGTGCGCTTCGTGCTGAGGCGCACATTCGTGAAAACACTCGACGCCAACGATCCGGTGCCCGCATGTCCGACCGGAACGCTGCCCGCCCCCGCCGGCAGCACGGAGATTCCCGTTGCGGCCGATACCGGCCGCCCACTCGTGCTGCGCATGCGCGCCGGCGAGATGGCCTATGTCGGTCTGACCGGTAAATTTGCTGCGCCGCTGGCGCCCACCGAGGGCAACGCGGTGCTGCCGCCGATCGTCTCGTGGACAGAGGATGGCCTCAATGTCGCGCAAGACCGGCTGACCCCCAGCAATACCATTGGCCTGCACCCGTCGCTTGTTTCCTATGCGGTGCGCACCGACGACGGCGTGCGGGTCGGCAAGAACATTGCCGCCGGCGCCGGTCTCGCCTCGCAAACGGCGGGGACCGGCGGCGTTGGGCCGGCCATGTCTGCCTGGTACGGCGGTCGCATCGAAACCCGCCGCTCCGGCGCGACCGCGTCCTTCGATTGGATCCCTTTCACGAGCCAACGCGGCGTCGTGACGCCGCTGTCCTCGATGGCGGACCCCATCCGGCATCCGGTCATGGGGCTTGTCGGCGCGCTGATTATCGAGCCGGAAGGCGCCGAGATCACCTCGGAGACGGAAGGCGGCACAGTCGCGACGATCTGCAACGACGAAGAAGACTGCTTCCGGGAATTCGTGCTGGTCTACCAGGACGGCCTCAACCTGAAGCAGGAGGGAGAAGCCATACCCGACTGCCATGTCTGCGACGACAGCTATGACAGTGGCGATATCGCGCTCAACTACCGCAGCGAGCCCCTGTGGGCACGCCTTGACCTGCCGCGCCAGCAAGCCGAGGACAATCCCGAGACGGGCCGCCCGCAGCTTGTCGACCTCAACAGTCACGACACCCCCACCTGCTTCCTGCTGCCCGACTGGAAGCCGATCGCGACCCCGATCTTCAAGGCCGAACCGGGCGAGCGGGTGGTCATTCGCGCCGTCCATCCCGGCGGCCGCGCGCGCCAGCGCACCCTCGTGACCTACGGCCACAGCTACGCGGATCTGACGCTGCCGAAGTTTGGCTCGCCATCCTCCAGCCTGCTGGCGCCGCCGAAGGCCATCAGCGCCGACCTCGGTCCGATCAAAGAGGGATTGTGGCTCTACCGCGACGGGCCAGCTTATTTCGTCGCCGGCGGCGCCTGGGGGTATATCGACGCGCGTACCGATGAGCAGGCGGCGACATGTCCATTGCCCGACGCGTCCTGA
- a CDS encoding ethylbenzene dehydrogenase-related protein, which translates to MRSKHIRKTDISTVILHWVLVITLFFSFLTGFRIATDSPEENWAQAISGILLQGDVIQWHSWSAMALGIVIIAYITFLLRARLHKRIAFDAEQRRQLKAGDQDKRLKALNVLIYWISFFLLGAAVITGLILYFLPSLLPYWIVSNTHQVLAWLIVAYVALHVIAQFAQGGVAQLLKILNPTRAYGAAALTAIVVAGLGAASLYALDRSAVDELPVLQTDAAPTIDGKADDEAWNDAPAVTIATSRGVNTPEGEDVTVRMVHDDDTLYTLFEWSDTTRSRKHLPLEKTAEGWRVMQSQYGINDENDFYEDKFGVMFATNSAIAGAGTSHLGSQPIDGKPAPANGRGLHYTTDESLVDVWHWKSVRTGAMGQIDDNYFGPPMEPNPEKDRYTGGYTQDPKTGGGYSENWEKFDTDIITPKRLPKDPRMIEELQHVSLDPENGDSESDIFWMAMEDTVPYSEAADDYPVGTIMPSVLHEGAQQGDRGDVHAKAQWKDGRWTLEAERKLDTGSKFDFALNDDTPLYMWVAVFDHTQTRHSQHLHPVQLVLR; encoded by the coding sequence ATGCGATCCAAGCACATCCGTAAAACGGATATTTCCACGGTAATTCTGCACTGGGTATTGGTCATTACCCTGTTTTTCAGCTTCCTGACCGGTTTTCGTATCGCTACGGACAGTCCCGAAGAGAACTGGGCACAAGCCATCAGCGGTATTCTTCTTCAAGGTGATGTTATTCAATGGCACAGCTGGTCCGCCATGGCATTGGGTATCGTGATCATTGCCTATATCACCTTTCTGCTTCGGGCGCGGCTGCACAAGAGGATCGCTTTCGATGCCGAACAACGCCGTCAGCTGAAAGCCGGCGATCAAGACAAACGCCTGAAAGCGCTGAACGTGCTTATCTATTGGATTTCCTTTTTCCTGCTTGGCGCCGCGGTGATCACCGGCTTGATCCTGTATTTCCTGCCAAGCCTGCTGCCTTATTGGATCGTCAGCAATACGCACCAGGTACTTGCCTGGCTGATCGTCGCCTATGTAGCACTCCACGTCATCGCTCAGTTTGCCCAGGGCGGCGTCGCTCAGCTTCTGAAGATTCTCAATCCAACTCGCGCCTACGGGGCGGCGGCACTTACCGCCATCGTCGTGGCGGGCCTGGGAGCGGCGAGTCTCTACGCCCTCGACCGCAGCGCCGTGGATGAGCTTCCCGTATTGCAAACCGACGCTGCACCGACCATCGATGGCAAGGCGGACGACGAGGCCTGGAACGATGCCCCGGCGGTGACGATCGCCACCAGCCGTGGAGTCAATACCCCGGAAGGAGAAGACGTCACTGTGCGCATGGTGCACGACGACGACACGCTTTACACCCTGTTCGAATGGTCGGACACGACTCGCAGCCGCAAGCATCTGCCGCTTGAGAAAACCGCGGAAGGCTGGCGGGTGATGCAATCCCAGTACGGCATCAACGACGAAAACGATTTCTACGAAGACAAGTTCGGCGTCATGTTCGCGACGAACTCGGCGATTGCCGGCGCGGGCACGTCGCACCTCGGATCACAGCCGATCGATGGCAAGCCGGCACCGGCCAACGGTCGCGGATTGCACTACACCACCGATGAATCCCTGGTGGACGTCTGGCACTGGAAATCCGTGCGTACCGGCGCCATGGGCCAGATCGACGACAACTATTTCGGCCCGCCGATGGAGCCCAATCCGGAAAAGGACCGCTATACCGGCGGCTATACCCAGGATCCCAAGACTGGCGGCGGCTACTCGGAAAATTGGGAAAAGTTCGATACGGATATCATCACACCCAAGCGCCTGCCCAAGGATCCGCGGATGATCGAGGAACTTCAGCATGTCTCGCTCGACCCCGAGAACGGCGATAGCGAGAGCGACATCTTCTGGATGGCCATGGAAGATACCGTGCCTTATAGCGAAGCGGCGGATGACTATCCGGTCGGCACCATCATGCCCTCGGTGCTGCACGAAGGCGCGCAGCAAGGCGATCGAGGGGACGTGCATGCCAAGGCGCAATGGAAGGATGGCCGTTGGACCCTTGAGGCGGAGCGGAAGCTCGATACCGGCTCGAAGTTCGATTTCGCGCTGAACGACGACACGCCACTCTACATGTGGGTGGCGGTATTCGATCATACCCAGACCCGGCACAGCCAGCATTTGCATCCGGTGCAGCTGGTTCTGCGCTGA
- a CDS encoding 2Fe-2S iron-sulfur cluster-binding protein: MTSKQISIAQWPHPLTATKGTLLDTALEAGVPYPHECRAGECGRCKTQLLQGEVRHTPYLAEALSREERERGLVLACRCYPRTDVQVRWLEDAAAPAPFAPRKQIARVHGLDRAASAVSRVWLALNDGPMDFAAGQYARLGFDDLPVRPYSMANKAGNDLMEFHIGHQPDGHVSGHVAKHLREGDRVHLEGPFGDAYLRKTHSSRPGPLIAVAGGTGLAPMLSILRTALDDQPETRAQLYFAVRDHEGIYLEEELLRLAKAHAGLKIRILLSRPARPGAGHNRLVQTGSVLEALDEDFDSLADSCLYTAGSPRLVGAVKALATAKGISPDALHCDAFWSAPVPPRIRQRKGLTNRLARLFRS, encoded by the coding sequence ATGACGTCGAAGCAGATCAGCATCGCCCAGTGGCCACATCCGCTGACGGCAACCAAAGGCACGCTACTCGACACGGCACTCGAGGCTGGGGTGCCCTACCCTCACGAATGCCGCGCCGGGGAGTGCGGGCGCTGCAAGACGCAGCTGCTGCAAGGAGAAGTTCGTCATACGCCTTACCTGGCGGAGGCGTTGAGCCGGGAGGAACGCGAGCGGGGGCTTGTCTTGGCCTGCCGCTGCTATCCCAGGACGGATGTGCAGGTTCGCTGGCTTGAAGACGCCGCCGCGCCAGCTCCCTTTGCCCCCCGCAAGCAGATCGCTCGCGTGCACGGGCTGGACCGGGCCGCCTCCGCCGTAAGTCGGGTGTGGCTTGCGTTGAATGATGGCCCCATGGATTTCGCCGCGGGCCAATATGCGCGGCTGGGGTTCGACGATCTGCCGGTGCGCCCCTATTCCATGGCAAATAAAGCCGGGAATGACCTGATGGAATTTCATATCGGCCATCAGCCGGACGGGCACGTCAGCGGCCATGTAGCGAAGCATCTACGCGAAGGGGACCGCGTTCATCTCGAGGGGCCTTTCGGCGATGCCTATCTGCGTAAAACCCATTCAAGCCGACCCGGCCCGCTTATCGCCGTGGCCGGGGGGACCGGGCTGGCGCCGATGCTATCGATACTACGCACCGCTCTGGACGATCAACCCGAGACACGCGCTCAGCTCTATTTCGCCGTCCGGGATCACGAGGGTATCTACCTGGAAGAAGAACTGCTGAGGCTTGCCAAAGCGCATGCGGGTCTAAAGATAAGGATCCTGCTCTCACGCCCGGCTCGACCCGGCGCGGGTCACAACCGTCTCGTCCAGACCGGCTCCGTGCTGGAAGCCCTCGACGAGGACTTCGATTCCCTGGCGGACTCCTGTCTCTACACCGCCGGCTCTCCGCGTCTGGTCGGCGCGGTCAAGGCACTGGCAACGGCGAAAGGAATTTCACCGGACGCCCTGCATTGCGACGCCTTCTGGAGTGCTCCCGTACCGCCCCGAATTCGTCAGCGTAAAGGGCTGACGAACCGCCTGGCACGGCTATTCCGCTCCTGA
- a CDS encoding SCO family protein encodes MNLSRRDLLVYLAAMGVSVIAGPLSAKGALKAPVRLYDAELLHARTGESMHVVSEVMRDRVVALNFVFTACSSTCPLQSASLARAQSLLGARMGREVTFLSISIDPFNDTPAQLNRFADAHGAGQDWHFFTGNVDAIDTLREGFDLFDPRRDDHPPVIAVGRADAPDWSRLYGIPSPEVIVDEVNAWLV; translated from the coding sequence ATGAACCTTTCTAGACGCGATCTGCTCGTCTACCTGGCCGCGATGGGGGTCAGCGTCATCGCCGGGCCGCTGTCCGCGAAGGGAGCGCTCAAAGCGCCGGTCCGGCTGTACGATGCGGAGCTTTTGCATGCACGAACCGGCGAGTCCATGCACGTGGTTTCCGAGGTCATGCGTGACCGCGTCGTTGCACTGAACTTCGTGTTCACCGCCTGCTCCTCGACCTGTCCACTTCAGTCTGCCTCGCTTGCACGCGCACAGAGCTTATTGGGCGCTCGCATGGGCCGGGAGGTCACCTTCCTGTCGATTTCGATCGATCCTTTCAATGACACCCCGGCTCAGCTCAATCGCTTCGCGGACGCCCATGGCGCCGGTCAGGACTGGCATTTCTTCACCGGCAACGTGGATGCCATCGACACGCTGCGGGAAGGCTTCGATCTGTTCGATCCTCGGCGTGACGATCATCCGCCGGTCATCGCGGTCGGCCGTGCCGATGCGCCGGACTGGAGCCGCCTGTACGGCATTCCGTCCCCCGAGGTCATCGTCGATGAAGTGAATGCCTGGCTGGTTTAG